TTTCTGCAGTTTTGGAACGCAACTCCACCTGAGCGTCTTGGGCCGGATGGTTGTTGGGACAATGTATCTGCTCCCATGATTTTTACTCTTTCAGGCGTGCCATCCTTGGCCACTGATGCTGAGGTCCAGGGTGGAATGGATGGAGCCATACTTGGGAAGCACCTTTCTGTTGTTAACTGCTCTGATATAAAACTAAGCACACTGCTGAGGAGCTACTACTCAGGGACTATGGAAGAGTTGGATCATGTCTCGGATACTCATCTGAGAGGTCGCTATCGCAGacataattttaaaaagatCACAAATTCATTTCTTCTTCAAGAGAAGGTAGCAGATGCACTACATAGTCATCCACAACAAGGGGACATCGGGGTAGAAAGTCTTATAGAAAAGGGAATTAAAGAGTTTGTGCTACGTTACATGGGTAAGTAAAGCTACATCCAGTAGACCAAATAAAGCCTGTTTAAACACTGGTGTTAAACCAACAATTGCCATGCTGACAAAAGTGTTACCCTCCTTCAGAGTGTCCTGCCATCATTCCTAGATGTATATGGGGAGCAGCGCCGCCCCAGGTTCCTCTCACCCCTCTGTCTCCACCCTTGCCATATCTGTATATTCACCACACAGAGATTCCCAGCAAACCCTGTCTAAACCTTCAGATGTGTTCTAAAAATATGAGGGCAATGCAACATTTCCACCAGAAGGGACGGGGTTGGTACGACTTAGGCTACAGGTACCATCTGCTTCAGTGTGATTTTGTCACAAATATATGCTCTATTCTGAAACCTAGTGCATTGCCTACAAAGGTGGCTCAAAATGGTTCTTAGTGAGAaagcaatcccagaatgcattgcaatgaagaaaaaaacattgagaaattatattttatacataataggcctaatatatttttaaaaaaatcagaataTGCAAAGTAatcaataatatattttaaatattttatcaatTGGTGGTTGTTACAGTGGCATAACACTCAATTTCAcactatatttaaaacagtaggCAGGATACAGGATATATACTGTGTAATATgcagttaatacattaatattgagTGTGTCTCACTCTGGCTGCATATGAAATTGCGTACTTTCCGAGTAAGTACttcttttgaataagtaattattttgcaacaattaaaaaaagtatgCTATGCTCTATATGAATGTGTGAGGTATGATAATCCAGACATACTACATTTGCTTGTTGTCCTTAAAATTTTTTATGAATACCATAAATCCAGACATACTACTCTTTTACATATCATTTTATGCCTACTGAATATTTGGATGCAATAATAAATCCAAAATGTCGGACAAGACGAATCCCATAATTCATTCTATACTGGAAAGTGTTAATCAGATATAGTTTagtatacggaagaggattagggccaagcaataaaaaaaaaaaaaaaaaaaacatctcgagattaaagttgttaaattttgagaaaaaagtcgagataaaatgttgagaataaaatcattaaattatgagaaaaaagtcgttaaatttcaagaaaaaagtcgagataaaatgttgagaataaaatcattaaattatgagaaaaaagtcgttaaatttcaagaaaaaagtcgagataaaatgttgagaataaactcattaaattatgagaacaaattcgtaatttaacgaatttgttcttgtaatttaactacttttttctcgtaatttaatgagtttattctcaacattttatctcaacctttttattgaaatttaacgtcatttttctcataattgaacaaatttgttctcgtaatttaacttattttttctcgtaatttaacgacttttttcttaacattttatctcgacttttttcttgaaatttaatggcatttttctcataatttaacgaaattgttctcgtaatttaacttttttctcgtaatttaatgactttattctcaacattttatctcgacttttttcttgaaatttaactatttttttctcgtaatttaatgattttattctcaacattttatctcaacctttttctcgaaatttaacaggttttttctcgaaatgtaacaatttaatctcgagatggttttatttttttattattgcttggccctaatcctcttccgtattagCACAATTGAATATATCAAATggataattgtttttatttttatacaataaTCGTGTattatgtaatgttttcattttattctgtgtGTGTCGGtaataataaacaatcaacatgCTAATGCCAAACTCTATAGGAATCAATTGTAAGTCAATGCTTTAATTGAGGAGTGCTTTTAGGATGTTGACAGAGTTACTGGCTATGCAGAGCATTTCAAAACAGTCCCTTATGAGGTTACATTTAAGTTCGGATGCTGCCTTAGAACCGCCCGTGCTAAGCGGTACTCGAACCCGGGTTCGCCGGCATGGGTATCGggcactctaacaaggaggctacaGACTACAGTCTCTAGTGTCggcgcctcttgagatcaggggaatgaggtttacatgcacagctcttaccggCCTACGTCCGTTACACCAGCACGTGGTTTTGGAACAGATATAATGCTTAAAAGTGGCActttgtttgtggtttttgTAAAAAACTATCAGAGCATATATATACAGAACCATATTCGTGCCTATTTTTTCTTTGAGTAGAATGAATGTATAAGATCACATTTTGAGTCATTTGTAAGTATTATGTGTATGTGTCTCTCCAAGCTTTGTGGTTGGGTCTGATGGCTACATCTATGAAGGTCGAGGTTGGACGTGGGTAGGAGCTCATACTAAAGGACGTAATCCTGTTGGGTATGGTGTTGCTTTTATTGGAAACTACAGCACTCATTTACCCTCCCATTATGACATGGAGCTTGTGCGCCATCATCTGGTCAATTGTGGAGTGAGTAACGGATTTCTGCAGGAGAATTACACCATTCTGGGACATAGACAAGTAGTAGCCACGTCCTGCCCTGGGGATTCCCTGTATTCTGAGATAACCACCTGGGAACACTACAAAGTATGTAGGATTCTGTACTAtagtaaatataattaatttcaaCATATAGTTTAATGTTGGAAATACTTGTCATGCTAACACAACAACCTTATTTTTCACAGGACACGGATCCTTTGTGGACATCTGCCGTCACTGACATGACTTAAAGTGCAAGCACAATAATGAAGCCCACTAATTAGTAtgaaaaatacatataatttaaaatataatgtataagttactgaaatgttaataaaacattagcATTATTTTGTACATTGGTTGGGAGTCTGTTACTCAAATCCTTGAAATGCTACTGTAATGTAAGTGTGAATTACGTGTGTGAATAAAGAGTATGAGCTCTAATGTTACAGGTTGATTTTTGTATGTCGCAGTTTAAACTGAAGGAAAGGCTGAAAAAAATTACTTAGTCTTTACCACGACAGGAAGTGGTTTTCATAGCAGGGCCCAGAGTGAGACAGGAAGTGCTGCTTGTTATGACAGGAAATTTAACCGTCactgaacaaaacaaacagGTATTTAGGTTAAACTGCCAATCCTgttcatatttaataaaaaaaatctaatcttGATTATGTTACACTAGGATAATCATAAGAGTTTTTACCAGTTACCACCTTACCATTTCACAATTAAACACTATGTATACAATAAGAACAAAACCAGATCAATTTACAGATTATGCTTTCTTAGATTTTTATAAATAAGAAGGACATAGAATAGAACATTTCAGAAATGTTCCATTTGTTGGGTCAATCTGGGAAACATTATAATCTGTCTTTAACCTGTGAACCAAACCTGATTTCCCCACCCACAAACTGACTGGTTTCCTGAATGCTGGACGACAAGTATGCACTGAAAAAAAAGGGCTTATACCTACAAAAGCTGGGGACCACAAGGACTGCATCATTTAAAACTACGCACACCAATTTAACGAAGCCAAAAATTAATATATGTACCACATACTAGACAACTGTGAGTTTAAGAGTTAGCACTTAAACAAGACCTTAGTGAAATGACAGACTTTTGAAATTGATGATGCGCAAAACAATCTGAGGAAGTGGCCAATAGGTGAAGTGAGTGGATGATGAGATCCGGAGCACTCGAAATTGAGGAAGAtacaacacatttaaaaatctcTAAAACTGGAAAGTGCTGAGGAAACTCACTTTGAGGTACTACACAAAAATACTTCGCATTCCATACAAAACATAAGAGTTCACAAAATTGGATAACAGAGAAGAAATCTAGATGGGTACGAACAAAGAAGCGAGTGCTGAGCAGTCAGAACCACAGATTGAAGAGGACATGGAACTGTCTCCTGAACAAAACAGTCCGGTTGATCAAGACCCACAACAACAAGAGGATGGCAAGCTACTCAACACCTACAAGTGGCACACGGGGGCCAAGACAGAGACGGCTGCACAGGGGGCTATCGAGAAGCTGGAGAAAGGGGCTTCAAATAAATGGAATAAAATGCAGAGTTGGCGCAAAGCTCTGAGTGAAGACGCGGGGGAAAAGTGTTCGACTGCACCTCGAGGGGCCGAAAGCCCCTCCAAAGCAGACAAGCCGGCAACTTCAAGGAAAAACCCTTTCCGCAGAGCTCTTTCAGAGCCACCAGGGTCCCTTCTATCTTCGGTCCTAAACTCCTCTTCGGCATCTGGGTCCTCCAGCGCACAGGCATCAGGGACCACGGTCCAGGACACAACGCAGAGGGGTAAAATAAGAAAGTACTTGCAAACGGTCTCACAGAAGTTCAAGAGACAGCGTCTACAGAGTACTCTCGTTGCAGAGCATGGTAAGAGCTTTATATTAAATGCTAAATGTTCTAAAAACAAGCTTAAATAAAGTTGAAACCATTATATGAAGGATTTTGTAGAGTTCTCAGAAAGACATCTATGTGTAAACGCACTTTCTAACCTTGTAAAGGATTGTACATGCAGATGCCACTAAATGGCGCTAAAGAATGAGAGTGCGATAACAGGATGTGCAAGATGGAGATAGAATGAAAGACTAAAATATAGGCTACAAGTTAACAAGCACAGAAGTTCTTGACAAGAAATTGTTTTTCACCTTTGTACCCAAAGTATAATAACCTAAACATGTAATTGGACTTACTTATGACTGCTATCGTTATTTGAACCAATTAAGCCCTTGCGATGTTGGAACTGATTTCATTGTGGCATGTTTTGTCTTTGAAGCTTCTAGGCCATTTAAATTGAAATGCTTCATGTTAACTCTTATATTTTAtgaaaagacaaagaaaagtGTGAGCCTGAGAATGTGGCCCAAGAACCTGTTCGGCTCTCCTGGGCCCCCCCACAAGATGTTCCTGTTTGGGATATTAGCAACTGTTTTCTTCAAGATGGACAGATCCTTATTCCACGTGAGGAGGAGGTAATGGACAACAGACATATTCGACAATGCCAACAGATGAGATATTATACTATACTAGCAAATGTACTGTATGCCCTTAAACTGACTTTGATGTGTCAGTCCAGTCTGTTTGGAAATGCTTTTCATTTTAGGTGAACTTGGTGCCAATCATTATcttttgattttattcagcCAATGATGAGGGTACGGAACCGGGCCAGCAGTTGTCTCTCCAGCGTCAGTCTCCAGAACATCAGTGGAAGTCACACGGGTCAGTTACACTCAAGTCAAacttaaaaatgtcttaatttcaTCGCATTAGATACAACATATCTTACCAAGTAGCATCAGCAAAAAGTGACATTCAACCTTTTCTCAGAACCTCACTTTTCtgatcaaattttaattttaaccaACTGGTCTCAAGGTCATTTTAGAGGATGTATAAAGTCCCCTCAAGTTCTTACAGGTGTCCTACACCTTGACATCTTATTTTAGAacaatatttactttttttgtatctATTGGTGTAATTTCAATCACTAAATCTTTCATATAACATGCATACCTTTCATATAACAAACTGaattttgtgactttttttgcccaaaaaaaaaaaaaaactttagaaaAAGTGTGCAGtgtgttttatataaaaaaaaatatttaaaaataaattccagtTGGTTTGATATTATGTCATCTAATACAATGACATCCGTACACACAAATGTGCACAAAAGTTGTATTACTGTATCTTGTGAAGATCATTGGGGGGGAAGTAACAGCCTAAAGTTCTCTGTGTCCTGACAATTTAAAAGCTGAAGATAACTTCAAGAGATGAGAGGTATCATCTGTCTCTATCTTGGCTGCCTGTCAGTGACTAAAGTGAAGCTAGATAAGTCACAGAGGAAATGGTTGACGTGGTTCAGCATGCGTATGCTTGTAAAATTGCTTCCTTTGAGTTTCTGAAGATAATATCACAACTGGGTGTACCATACCAGATGATGACTGAGACTGATGGGGTTTGCTGTCTAGCGCTCAACATAAGCATGCAAGACCCtcatattaaatgtaaaaaaaaagccatAAAAGGGCATTTATGAGTCTTATGTTCTGAAAGGAAAACTGATTCTAAGCTACTCCAAAGCATGGGTTTTAGGCGTTGGATTGTATGTGGAGGGGCACTAggtaagaaaaaatattttaacttgAATGAATCAAATTATTGCTGGAGAGTATAATGCATGTGAAATGCAATCAGcattaaaagaaatgtaagGAGACTGCAGAATACAATTGAGTTTAAATTGATCTTCATTTTCAGTTAATTCAGCACATATTATGAGTACTGCTTTCAAATACAATAGTTTATTaagcttaaagggatatttcacctaaaaatgaaaattctatcatcatttactcagtgttccaatgttgttccaaatctgtataaatttctttgttgtgttgaacacaaaggaagatattttgaagaaagtttgtaaccagatcactttggggcaccattgacttcaatagtagaaaaagaaaaaactactATGGAAATCAACGGTGCCCCAAAACTGGTCAGTTcaacacattcttcaaaatattttcttttgtgttcaacagaacaaagaaaattatacagatttggaacaacttgagggtgagtaaatgatgatagaattttcattcgggatcgggtgaactatccctttaacatcgTAAGCTGTTACTCTGAGCATGAAAAGAGTAGACAACATTACCTATTAAGCAGCAGGGTCTGACCTTCAGCACAGACCTTCAaggatttatatatatgtatacaaaatCTTGATCTGTATTTAGTGCGAAGAAGAAAAGCCTCCAGTGTTGTTTCTGTGCTTCCATAAATATCTGACGGCATTTAGATCTGGTAATTTAGAGGATCATCTACCTATCCATCTGTGATGGAACATTTAGCAGCTTAAGTCAAACCTGGTTCTGTTAAAGTCTTATATCCAATGGCTTCAGAGACCTCATATGACCTAAAGGCTCCTAAAAAGGACCATGCCATGATTGACATTGTGTGATAAAGGCATCCTTCCGCTTTTCGTAATTTATCACCAACTGTATGTGGGAAATACGCCGAGAGGTTTTGTGCTTTTAATACCAGGTTCTGTATCACAATTGGTCTTGGCAGACTTGCCATAAATAGGCTCTAGTTTAATTTCTGTTGGGAGTGGCTGCTAATTCTATACAATTTGTTGCAGTTTTTAAGGTTGCCCTTTTTCATTCAGTTAGTTACTTCATGTTGCTTTGAAAATTCATGTCAAAGTGCAAACTGTCAGACTTCTTTTACAGCAAACACAAAATGTTAATAGGCTGATTTGTTTTCACAGCTGCAGCTTTTGTAATTGTGATTTAAGCACCCCTAAGTCCGACCCCCATAATTGTGTAAGTCCAAAATTGGGACCACATCCGCTGCATGATACTGCTTGTCTGGTCTCCAGCTTTCATAAAGGCATGGATGATCAAGTAAAAGCTCATTTTTgacataaaaaattaaatacgcCCTAGATTTCGGTTCTGTTCCGTCTTAACAGAATTCAACTAACACAGTTACATTTTCTGTTAAACTGGAAATTATTGATCTTGTGCTCATAAGAAGGAAGGAAATGATATGCTTCCTGTCATGGTTTCAGAATCTGCGATTGCATTGAGATTATCTGTTTTTCTGCAGTATTTTATCCCACCAGACTGAAATAAACAGAAAACATACagtacatgcacacacacatgttaATTTTAGCTTCAATTATTAAgaattgtattaaaaaagaACTGACCTCCAACTTCAGTGCTCATACTACAGACACAAGTGGAATATTAAAGTGATGATCTAATattgaatgttttttctttctctcattAGAGCTAAATCCAGATCCTGTGGTTCCCCAAAGTGGTACCAAAATAAAAGGGCAAGATGGTGGTGTCAAAGTGAGTATACATGAGTCATACATTAGACATCTGTACAATCTGAAACTGTTGCTGAAGTAAATGcatgcataaatatatttattttttcaatgacacttctttttttattctcatGCTAGAACTTAATCAAGCGCCGCTTACAGGGCGACGATAAACGGAAAAGCAGCACACAGCTCAATACTGCAGGACTTAGTGTTGCTGCAAGGTGGAGAATCATTTACATAATACAGAAAAAGACTGATTTTACCAAAATTCTCTCTGTAGTAATGTCTAATATCAATGGGAACAAACATCATCTGATGGTTTGATATGCTATGCGGTTTACCAGTCTTTCACAATTTCTTTCTACCAAGGTACGGTTCCAGAGAATCTTTATCCATTCCAGTCAGCGCTGCAAAAAGTCTGGATCTGAGTGCAGATCAAACCACCATCATCAGGCCAGTCCACAGCTCTATTCTAGGGGAGAAGTACTGTTTTCAGGTAGGCCTGTTGCATATTTAAAGTGAACATTAAAGTCCAATCTTTATGTCAATACACAATCCAAACCAATTACTTATTTTCTGTGTATTTCCTTGTCCAACTCACAAAAGGTCATAAACTCAGAGAATAACCACTGCTTTGGGTGCAGTTCAGCTGCAGAAAGAGACCGCTGGATTGAAGActtgcgtcgtgctgctcatcCAAATAAGGTATATTCTTCAACTTAAATGTCCTTCAAAACTggtcattattattaattaatgctaATGGTTTATACAGTCTTATAATGTCTTGTTCCTTTAGGACAACTGTGAGCGTACTGAGAACTCCCTGAGCCTTTGGGTTAATGAAGCAAAAGACCTTCCCCCAAAGAAGCGATATTATTGTGAGGTCCACCTTGATGGCACACTGTTTGCTCGTACTAGTACCCGGGCCGTGGGGAAGTCCGCCCCACGCTCCAGTCAAGCAGTTGAAGGAGGATCTGGCGCAGCTGGTGCGGGCCATGGTGGTGGTGCTGCAGGAGGTTGCCAGCTATTCTGGGGCGAATTTTTTGAACTTGAAAACTTGCCCCCTGTCACCCAGATCACCCTGCACCTCTTTAGAGATGAAGACTCCAAGAAGAAGCGCCATTCCAAGGATGACTCTATTCTGCATCCTATTGGAAGTGTGGCTCTTGCTTTAGCAGATATAAAAGGACGGGCCTATCAAGAGAAATGGTATCCCATCGTTCCCTACAAACCCCCAGGAACAAGTGCTGCAAAGGACCAAGTTGGACCGCAGGCTTCGATTCGAATCAAGGCCAGATTTAAGAACCTGAAAATTCTACCTATTGAGAGGTACAAGGAATTTGCAGAGTATGTCACATTGGATTATGTGGGTATGTGCAGCAGCCTGGAACCTCTTCTCAATGTACGGGAGAAAGAAGAACTGGCAGGAGCACTTGTTCATGTGCTCCAGAGCATTGGGAAAGCTAAGGTGAGTTGCAACAGCAGTAATTGTAGGATAAGGCAGATAAGCAAAATTCTGAATGGTTTTTGTTTGTGTAGGAGTTCTTGATTGATCTTGGTAGTGCAGAAGTTCAGCGCTTGGGAGAAAATGAAGCTTTGATTTTCAGAGAGAACACACTGGCTACAAAGGCTATTGATGAATATATGAAATTGGTGGGCCAGAAGTATCTCATAGACACACTTGGTAAGGAATAATCTACTGCATTCCTTGTAATAAAACTCTATGTGTCTTTTTATTTACCTCTATAATCTCCTGTGTACCAATCTTCACCCATAGGCGACTTTATATCCAGACTGTATAATGGAGGAGACAGCTGTGAGGTAGACTCTCTAAAATGCTCTGCCTCTGATCTACCAATCAACCAGAGACATCTAAAGGAGACATGTGGGGATGTTGTAAAGAGAATCACTGACATGCATGAGTAAGATAAACCTAAACGAACACACTCtagaaaatatatttgaaagtgTGAACACAAAGATAACAAGTACAAAGTATTTTCTGTAGAGAACACATCTAAGATGACTGAACAACTGTAATATCCAATGCGTAACAGTAACTAGATTTACCATGTGACACTTAAATGGGTGTCAGAAGTCTTCCAAATGatagttatttttaaataatcaatTCTTTCCTTTCTATGAACAGCTCATTCCCTGCAGAGCTGAATGAAATTTTTTCCAGTTGGGTATCAAATTGTGAGGAGCGAGGTCTAACGGACATCGGACACCGTCTCATATCAGCATCTCTGTTTCTTCGATTCTTATGCCCAGCGATCCTCAGTCCATCACTTTTTGGCCTCACCCAAGCCTATCCAGAGACAAACACCCTTCGCACTCTCACTTTGACAGCCAAGGTCATTCAAAACCTTGCAAACTTCACCTTGTAAGTCCCATCTCTAAAGCAAATGTATCACCACCTTCCAGTTAACTTATATCAGGTCTAGGATTTTTGTATATTGATTATATATCCAAAAGGAAATTAAGATTTTGTAAGCTTTGCTTCTTATATGATCAGCAAGAACCATTTTATCTCAATATCCACCAGGTTTGGTGAAAAGGAAGAGTACATGTTTTTTATGAATGAGTTCCTAGAACAACACTGGGAGCCAATGCGAGGATTCTTACAGAAAGTATCTGATCCAGACAGTGAATTGGCCATGGCTCGATTTGATGGCTATGTAGACCTGCCCCTTCGTCTAGCGGTCCTTCACAATCTCCTGGTCAATATTATCTCTGTAATGAAACAGGTAACAAAACATCAGGTCTCATCTAAGCCTTTGCTGCAAACTTTGATCAGAACACTTCTGACTTTAAGTTTTACATATCTTTAAACAATGTGCTCATGctcaaaaacatatatatttgtaGGACCAAATAGACAACCTACAACCCTTGCCTTCAATCCTGAACCAGATCACAGAATTCCTTGACCATGATGCTCAAATGATCCCTGTTAGCAGGTACGGTTATATTACAAtaggtgtgtctcaatcagctccctagttcagtagtcagggcactgatcagggagatGGCAATTTTAAGACCTGTCTCAATCGCAGAATCCTTCCACTGTGTGCAAtgaaaagtcccacaatgcaccacaaATCACTATGTtccgttaaagggttagttcacccaaaaatgaaaattctgccatttattactcaccctcatgccgttccacacctgtaagacctttgtttatctttggaacacaaattaagatatctttgttgaaatctgatggctccgtgaggcctctctcaagatccataaaggtactaaaaatatattgaaatcagttcatgtgaatacagtggttcaatattaatattataaagcgatgagaatatttttggtgcaccagaaaaacaaaataacgacttatttagtgatggctgatttcaaaacactgcttcagtaagCTTCGGAGCGCtatgaatcagcgtattgaatcatgattcggatcacgtgtcaaactgccaaactgcttgaatcacgtgacttt
Above is a genomic segment from Chanodichthys erythropterus isolate Z2021 chromosome 21, ASM2448905v1, whole genome shotgun sequence containing:
- the pglyrp2 gene encoding N-acetylmuramoyl-L-alanine amidase isoform X3 encodes the protein MRPGALWIITMSGIFTVIQSSGVPSLATDAEVQGGMDGAILGKHLSVVNCSDIKLSTLLRSYYSGTMEELDHVSDTHLRGRYRRHNFKKITNSFLLQEKVADALHSHPQQGDIGVESLIEKGIKEFVLRYMECPAIIPRCIWGAAPPQVPLTPLSPPLPYLYIHHTEIPSKPCLNLQMCSKNMRAMQHFHQKGRGWYDLGYSFVVGSDGYIYEGRGWTWVGAHTKGRNPVGYGVAFIGNYSTHLPSHYDMELVRHHLVNCGVSNGFLQENYTILGHRQVVATSCPGDSLYSEITTWEHYKDTDPLWTSAVTDMT
- the pglyrp2 gene encoding N-acetylmuramoyl-L-alanine amidase isoform X1; this encodes MRPGALWIITMSGIFTVIQSSVTAVYLRNMEDFISAVTHSEDLNPRLSLLALVTSLCKIADQSDNITHDFLGSSDNRDEIHYKNNSITEQLNINHSLSNFLNQAIHHFITDAHEERGVVLTPDGTTIALAPLLLGLESGLRANEDSNQPHGFYLLPLAKNLGLSFLQFWNATPPERLGPDGCWDNVSAPMIFTLSGVPSLATDAEVQGGMDGAILGKHLSVVNCSDIKLSTLLRSYYSGTMEELDHVSDTHLRGRYRRHNFKKITNSFLLQEKVADALHSHPQQGDIGVESLIEKGIKEFVLRYMECPAIIPRCIWGAAPPQVPLTPLSPPLPYLYIHHTEIPSKPCLNLQMCSKNMRAMQHFHQKGRGWYDLGYSFVVGSDGYIYEGRGWTWVGAHTKGRNPVGYGVAFIGNYSTHLPSHYDMELVRHHLVNCGVSNGFLQENYTILGHRQVVATSCPGDSLYSEITTWEHYKDTDPLWTSAVTDMT
- the pglyrp2 gene encoding N-acetylmuramoyl-L-alanine amidase isoform X2, translating into MRPGALWIITMSGIFTVIQSSDAHEERGVVLTPDGTTIALAPLLLGLESGLRANEDSNQPHGFYLLPLAKNLGLSFLQFWNATPPERLGPDGCWDNVSAPMIFTLSGVPSLATDAEVQGGMDGAILGKHLSVVNCSDIKLSTLLRSYYSGTMEELDHVSDTHLRGRYRRHNFKKITNSFLLQEKVADALHSHPQQGDIGVESLIEKGIKEFVLRYMECPAIIPRCIWGAAPPQVPLTPLSPPLPYLYIHHTEIPSKPCLNLQMCSKNMRAMQHFHQKGRGWYDLGYSFVVGSDGYIYEGRGWTWVGAHTKGRNPVGYGVAFIGNYSTHLPSHYDMELVRHHLVNCGVSNGFLQENYTILGHRQVVATSCPGDSLYSEITTWEHYKDTDPLWTSAVTDMT